The Vitis vinifera cultivar Pinot Noir 40024 chromosome 7, ASM3070453v1 genomic interval aatctTGAATTTGTCCCCATTAACAATTAGGTATAACTATTTATATGTATTTGATCTGACAATgacatttctttttttgttatcttaaaaaaagacgttccaacttgagttgtaccaaaatgcaaaagaataaaaaacaaataggcCAAAAATGTATAGACGCGTTGCATATTGGCCAAGATTCATAGATAGTCAAGTTCGAAACCGATTTATATCACAATCAACGTAACAAAAACTACCCAATGGCATTATACAAAGGTTAAAAAAATGGCCATAAGGCATATATGGTCAAAAGAAAAACAGGTAAGCCAGCCAAGCCTAGCACTTTGGACCGGAAAATTCAACCACTATGCTAAATTTGAACAGGTTTTACAGGTAGGAGCAAGAATGACCTACCTTCATGTCCCCATCATTCACCCTTTTATGGTATAAAACACAATAGTGATGCCTAACTGTTATATATCTATCAATTTCCATATTGTATGGGTAGGGTGATGTGAGGATGATGAACTCCATCGTCCCCCCAACTGATCATTTGATGCTGGTGGGATCAACATCTGTAAGTGTGTCTGCTTGTAGGTCCTGATCAGCGTGAAGGACCTGAAAAAGGGCGTCCAATGGGGGTGATGGAGGAAGGAGCGGGGGGTTCCAAACCATCAATGACATATGTGCAGGCAGACACAAGCAATTTCCGGGAGGTTGTTCAACGCCTGACGGGCCCTTCACACACCGATAATGATCAAGGTGGGGGGGCAGCGGCCAAGGGAGTGGTGGGTGTGAAAAGGCCGGCGTTCAAGCTCCATGAGAGGAGGCAGTACACGAGGACAAAGCTGGAGATAGTGAAACCTCCCTCACCTGATTTTCATgttgatcatcatcatcagcagcagcagcagctgaACTTCTCCCCTTACCCTTCCCCTTCCAGTCATGTTGATTTTCATGTTGTACGAAGCCCTCTAGGCACGCCGTCTTCGATTTTCTCTAGGCTGTCGATAgtggaagaggaagaggaagatgCAGGGATGGTGCCGGTTTTGAACAGGGAAGAGGAAGAGAAG includes:
- the LOC100263046 gene encoding VQ motif-containing protein 31, yielding MGVMEEGAGGSKPSMTYVQADTSNFREVVQRLTGPSHTDNDQGGGAAAKGVVGVKRPAFKLHERRQYTRTKLEIVKPPSPDFHVDHHHQQQQQLNFSPYPSPSSHVDFHVVRSPLGTPSSIFSRLSIVEEEEEDAGMVPVLNREEEEKAIRERRFYLHPSPRSKPGFTEPELLTLFPLTSPKTSDGS